A stretch of the Capsicum annuum cultivar UCD-10X-F1 chromosome 8, UCD10Xv1.1, whole genome shotgun sequence genome encodes the following:
- the LOC124886499 gene encoding probable receptor-like serine/threonine-protein kinase At4g34500 yields the protein MSVSGETQSSGNSSITSFFTAKTPILGLQLYIVIAATVIIMVVILFLICLLIRLNRTSKRNCIGSKKSSGLLPLVADVIRENRTTDLNEIGGKIDRKKEDETIAILRKEAQEVLEIESEGIKGSSGSNESSTSRSDTSSAISGSNESTNIGWGRWYSLKELEMATNGFRAENVIGEGGYGVVFRGELQDGSVVAVKKLLNNKGQAEKEFRVEVEAIGKVRHKNLAGLLGYCSEGAHRILVYEYIDNGNLEQWLHGDVGSVSPLTWEIRMKIAIGTARGLAYLHEGLEPKVVHRDVKSSNILLDRKWNPKVSDFGLAKLLVSEKSYVTTRVMGTFGYVSPDYASTGMLNEGSDVYSFGVMLMEIITGRSPVDYSRPPGEMNLVDWFKGMVANRRGEELVDPLIEVHPPPRSLKRVLLICLRCIDMDANKRPKMGQIVHMLEADEFPFRSEPRLVQEGPLNPRLAGINRLQLATKNGAGDDDQKPRGR from the exons ATGTCGGTTTCCGGCGAGACTCAGAGTTCCGGGAACTCTTCGATCACAAGTTTTTTCACTGCAAAAACTCCCATTCTAGGTCTGCAGCTGTATATTGTGATCGCCGCTACtgttatcattatggttgttatACTTTTTCTCATTTGTTTACTAATCAGGCTGAATCGAACCTCGAAACGAAATTGCATAGGAAGTAAGAAGAGTTCTGGTTTGTTGCCATTGGTAGCTGATGTGATCCGCGAAAATAGAACGACCGATCTCAACGAGATTGGTGGtaaaatagataggaaaaaggaggATGAGACTATTGCGATTCTACGAAAAGAAGCTCAGGAAGTGCTTGAGATTGAGTCTGAAGGTATAAAAGGAAGTTCAGGGAGTAATGAGTCGAGTACTAGTCGGAGTGATACATCATCGGCGATCTCTGGTTCTAATGAGTCGACCAATATTGGATGGGGACGTTGGTACAGTTTGAAGGAACTGGAGATGGCGACTAACGGATTTCGTGCTGAGAATGTGATCGGTGAAGGTGGATACGGCGTCGTATTTCGTGGAGAGTTACAAGATGGTTCAGTAGTAGCTGTCAAAAAGCTTCTAAATAACAA GGGTCAGGCAGAGAAGGAGTTCAGGGTGGAAGTTGAGGCCATTGGCAAAGTGAGACACAAAAACCTTGCGGGTCTTCTTGGTTATTGTTCAGAAGGTGCTCACAG GATACTAGTGTATGAGTACATTGACAATGGCAATTTAGAGCAATGGCTACATGGTGATGTAGGGTCCGTTAGTCCTCTAACGTGGGAGATTAGGATGAAAATCGCAATTGGAACTGCTCGAGG ACTTGCCTATTTGCACGAAGGTTTGGAACCCAAAGTTGTCcaccgtgatgttaaatcaagtaaTATTCTGTTGGATAGGAAGTGGAATCCAAAAGTATCAGATTTTGGACTTGCCAAGCTGTTAGTGTCTGAGAAAAGCTATGTGACTACCCGTGTTATGGGGACTTTCGG ATATGTTTCTCCTGACTATGCCAGTACTGGTATGCTTAATGAGGGGAGCGACGTGTATAGTTTTGGTGTTATGCTCATGGAGATTATTACAGGAAGAAGTCCTGTTGATTATTCAAGACCACCTGGGGAG ATGAACTTGGTTGATTGGTTTAAAGGAATGGTAGCAAATCGACGTGGTGAAGAATTGGTCGACCCGTTAATTGAAGTCCATCCTCCTCCTAGATCCCTAAAGCGGGTTTTGTTGATCTGCCTTCGTTGCATAGATATGGATGCCAACAAGCGGCCAAAGATGGGACAAATAGTACATATGCTAGAGGCTGATGAATTTCCTTTCCGTTCA gAACCTCGACTAGTCCAGGAAGGTCCTCTAAATCCACGTTTAGCCGGTATCAATAGACTTCAACTAGCTACTAAGAATGGGGCAGGTGATGATGATCAGAAACCTAGAGGAAGATGA